The genomic interval CTCGCCGTCCGCCCGCTGACGTGATCGCAGATAATCCTCGAGCAGGACCTGCGCCGCGGCAGCGTCCACGGTGGCGCGGCGCTCCCTGCGCCGCACGTTCTGCTCGATGAGGATGCGCTCCGCGCTCACCGTGGTCAACCGCTCATCGTACAGATCGACCGGCAGGCCCGTGCGCGCCGCCAGCATGCGGGCGAACTTCTCCGCGCGCGACGTCATCTCGGAAGGCTGGCCCGACATGTGGAGCGGCCGCCCGACGACAATCCGCCCCACCTCTTCTCGCCGCGCCAGATCTGCCACTTCGTCCGCCGCCTGCCGATCGGATTGGCGCTCGATCACGCCGTACGGCTGTGCGATGAGCCCCATGGGGTCCGACAAGGCGACGCCGATCCGCCGCTCGCCGAAATCAATCGCCATCGTCCGCATCGCCGTACAGTGCGGCGTACGCCCGCACGAGCTCCTCGATCAGATCGTCCCGTTCGATGCGCCGGATGGTGTTGCGCGCGTCCATGTGGCTCGTGATGTACGCCGGATCGCCCGAAATCAAGTACCCCGCGATCTGGTACACGGGATTGTACCCCTTTTCCTTCAGGGCGCGGTACGCGATTTGAAACGCGCGCCGAACCTCGGGATTGCCTGACTTCGACGCAAATCGCATCGTGCTGTCAAACTCTTGTCCCAATGCCCGCACCTCGCTCGGGCGTCTGCCGACGCCAAAAAGTCGCTCGTCCCCTTACTTTCGATTCAGTGCGCGCGATTTCCTGCGACCTGCTCGAGAAT from Alicyclobacillus acidocaldarius subsp. acidocaldarius DSM 446 carries:
- a CDS encoding IreB family regulatory phosphoprotein, producing the protein MRALGQEFDSTMRFASKSGNPEVRRAFQIAYRALKEKGYNPVYQIAGYLISGDPAYITSHMDARNTIRRIERDDLIEELVRAYAALYGDADDGD
- the ruvX gene encoding Holliday junction resolvase RuvX codes for the protein MRTMAIDFGERRIGVALSDPMGLIAQPYGVIERQSDRQAADEVADLARREEVGRIVVGRPLHMSGQPSEMTSRAEKFARMLAARTGLPVDLYDERLTTVSAERILIEQNVRRRERRATVDAAAAQVLLEDYLRSRQRADGEDAEFEG